One stretch of Clavelina lepadiformis chromosome 6, kaClaLepa1.1, whole genome shotgun sequence DNA includes these proteins:
- the LOC143461761 gene encoding uncharacterized protein LOC143461761, with the protein MGKLKGGITKAKFRYWVKEPKKRKRPVSLFGKTFGPALKPNANSHIVTRGSVEGDLTATNPEIPSTNNVNSSCGELEENLNYKIRREKLSSDWRLVEEKLFKLSITLYSPERRTCCVCFEEVANIIRCGDCGPNVYYCLQCWDNCHSFVWYHLPDIWMGKMFCKMVTPVRLLKRFDGHECSQVRLDTLQWLITKVKSL; encoded by the exons ATGGGAAAATTAAAAGGA GGAATCACAAAAGCTAAGTTTCGATATTGGGTAAAAGAacccaaaaaaagaaaaagaccTGTTTCCCTCTTTGGCAAAACATTTGGTCCAGCGCTGAAACCCAATGCAAACAGTCACATAGTTACAAGAGGTTCTGTGGAAGGTGATCTAACTGCTACAAATCCTGAAATACCAAGCACTAATAATGTTAACAGTTCTTGTGGAG AGttggaagaaaatttaaattacaaaatcagaAGGGAGAAGCTGTCTTCAGATTGGCGATTAGTGgaagaaaagttgtttaagtTGTCCATAACCCTCTATTCTCCTGAGCGACGCACTTGCTGTGTATGCTTTGAAGAAGTTGCCAACATAATTCGTTGTGGAGATTGTGGGCCAAATGTATATTACTGTCTTCAGTGCTGGGATAACTGTCATTCTTTTGTTTGGTATCATTTGCCAGACATATGGAtg ggtaaaatgttttgcaaaatggtCACTCCGGTACGACTTTTGAAGAGATTTGATGGTCATGAATGCAGTCAGGTTAGACTCGACACATTACAGTGGTTGATTACAaag gtaaagTCTTTGTGA